A stretch of Fusarium poae strain DAOMC 252244 chromosome 2, whole genome shotgun sequence DNA encodes these proteins:
- a CDS encoding hypothetical protein (TransMembrane:1 (o419-440i)~BUSCO:29714at5125) codes for MASGIQNAPDAAAIPPQKPTEAPRRCFICLTDEEPSDPPGSWVDPCGCTLEAHQDCMLSWVTDCERSNKPLQCPVCKDRIQLEGPWDPIVSVTDAVANKFTRVSPFMLLSSVTIGAQFSLQMYGVSAMWAFAGRQALVDYVLGPDIWANGQVSRALTTGGQRLGKALVLTNIGPALLVGQLMPWFANKVFLSTASLYGVYHVMHDDNFLDWPPSPQLAMAVFPYIRSVYLNLWREFVLPYEVNLNRQIMGLPPIEPRRDQAPANERQPEQRGEGGVLGFLTGLIEALEGEEADEDGEIDALGPRAPGDVEGQGGGGVVIELVIEDVDNEDNGVWDQQAEDNEMPQEEPLDDENPVILPAEGEDLPPAPVEAPQDPAAEPAIGLAPIIAPGPEAENQAAQQNQHEAPQAPPARRPGLGTILSGVSNAIVSALILPGISYAMGELLRMALPKQMTATPSLFRGGLIRPGLLQQQWGRSLVGGCLYVVIKDMLRLYTKYRKVAAIGNRRVKNVDRARRRK; via the exons ATGGCGTCAGGAATCCAAAATGCGCCCGATGCAGCCGCTATCCCACCGCAAAAGCCGACTGAGGCTCCTCGACGATGCTTCATTTGTTTGACAGATGAAGAACCTTCAGACCCCCCGGGATCATGGGTTGACCCATGCGGATGTACCCTTGAAGCCCACCAAGACTGCATGCTTTCATGGGTAACAGACTGCGAGCGTTCCAATAAACCCCTCCAGTGTCCCGTATGCAAAGATCGCATTCAACTGGAAGGGCCCTGGGACCCCATTGTCTCTGTAACAGACGCCGTTGCAAATAAGTTTACACGCGTGAGCCCTTTCATGTTGCTCTCATCTGTTACAATCGGTGCGCAGTTCAGTCTCCAGATGTACGGAGTATCTGCCATGTGGGCGTTCGCAGGTCGCCAGGCTTTAGTCGACTATGTCCTCGGTCCTGATATTTGGGCGAATGGACAAGTCTCAAGAGCATTGACGACTGGGGGGCAAAGATTAGGAAAGGCACTGGTATTAACCAACATAGGACCAGCTCTCCTCGTCGGACAGTTAATGCCATGGTTTGCGAACAAAGTGTTCCTATCCACAGCTTCTCTG TATGGTGTCTATCACGTCATGCATGATGACAACTTCCTCGACTGGCCTCCCTCGCCTCAGCTTGCGATGGCCGTGTTCCCGTACATTCGATCAGTCTATTTGAACCTCTGGCGTGAATTCGTCCTTCCGTACGAGGTCAACCTCAACCGACAGATAATGGGCCTCCCCCCAATCGAACCTCGACGAGATCAGGCGCCCGCCAACGAACGACAACCGGAGCAGCGCGGGGAAGGCGGCGTCTTGGGCTTCCTCACCGGTCTTATCGAGGCTCTTGAGGGCGAAGAGGCCGACGAAGATGGTGAGATTGATGCCCTGGGACCAAGAGCGCCTGGGGATGTAGAGGGCCAGGGCGGTGGTGGAGTTGTTATAGAGCTTGTCATTGAGGATGTTGACAACGAGGACAATGGTGTATGGGACCAACAAGCTGAGGACAATGAGATGCCCCAAGAAGAGCCTCTCGACGATGAGAACCCAGTGATCCTGCCAGCTGAGGGCGAAGACTTACCTCCTGCCCCGGTCGAAGCACCCCAAGACCCGGCCGCAGAACCAGCTATTGGCCTGGCACCTATCATTGCTCCCGGGCCTGAAGCCGAGAACCAAGCCGCTCAGCAAAACCAACACGAAGCTCCTCAAGCACCGCCCGCTCGTCGTCCTGGCTTGGGAACGATCCTGTCCGGGGTATCCAACGCGATCGTCAGTGCCTTGATACTTCCGGGCATCTCTTATGCCATGGGCGAGCTTCTTCGCATGGCCCTCCCTAAGCAAATGACTGCTACACCGTCACTCTTCCGAGGAGGCTTAATACGCCCAGGTCTACTCCAACAGCAATGGGGACGAAGTCTTGTGGGTGGGTGTCT